The following proteins are co-located in the Haloarcula rubripromontorii genome:
- a CDS encoding DUF5783 family protein has translation MTEFDPKKFEDKYANYFPELQKAYKNAFERMNDTYDSELVHAIDQQILNESEPFYEDGEFSVELPEDPTERLSAVIVDDEKLDAVLSEYIDEIERELRRVFDLDD, from the coding sequence ATGACAGAGTTCGATCCCAAGAAATTCGAAGACAAGTACGCGAACTACTTCCCGGAGCTCCAGAAGGCCTACAAGAACGCCTTCGAGCGGATGAACGACACGTACGACTCCGAGCTGGTCCACGCCATCGACCAGCAGATCCTCAACGAGTCAGAGCCGTTCTACGAGGACGGCGAGTTCAGCGTCGAACTACCCGAAGACCCGACGGAACGGCTCTCAGCGGTCATCGTCGACGACGAGAAACTCGACGCTGTGCTTTCCGAATATATCGACGAGATCGAGCGCGAACTGCGCCGCGTGTTCGATCTCGACGACTGA
- a CDS encoding protein-tyrosine phosphatase family protein, producing MGFVSDAPVIRQIGDRALYLGNKHAARPDTHDQTFDYVLSATSEVYPLTTAHHPLTDGPGNEWAAFEAAVDTARRFVRADGPALIHCKAGVSRSSTLLATALAAEEGRPLADALADVQAVRPIATPNPALYELAVIYLAADH from the coding sequence GTGGGGTTCGTCAGCGATGCGCCGGTGATCCGACAGATCGGTGACCGGGCGCTGTATCTCGGAAACAAACACGCCGCACGACCCGACACACACGACCAGACCTTCGACTACGTGCTTTCGGCGACGAGCGAGGTGTACCCGCTCACGACCGCTCACCACCCGCTCACGGACGGCCCGGGAAACGAATGGGCGGCGTTTGAGGCGGCCGTCGACACCGCTCGCCGCTTCGTCCGAGCGGACGGTCCGGCACTGATTCACTGCAAGGCCGGCGTCTCCCGGAGTTCGACGCTGCTTGCGACCGCCCTCGCTGCTGAGGAAGGCCGTCCACTCGCTGACGCGCTGGCGGACGTGCAGGCGGTGCGACCGATTGCGACGCCAAACCCCGCGCTGTATGAACTGGCTGTTATCTACCTTGCGGCGGACCACTGA
- a CDS encoding PspA/IM30 family protein, with protein sequence MSLLRRFAFAVRAKLNALLNRTSDPAAELDYSYEQMRDELQDVTRGIADVTTQKKRLEIHRNRLRSNVEKHDTQARAALQEGREDLARRALEKKQVNVSQITELSGQIDDLQETQDRLVGKRAELSSQIEQFRTKKETMKARYQAAEASARVSEAFTGAGDTMADVHRSIERATERTEQMEARAAALEELEASGDLESVLDGGDSIDQELDRLSSERAVENELATLRAEMDEREAVEEAAE encoded by the coding sequence ATGAGCCTGCTCCGGCGGTTCGCGTTCGCGGTCCGGGCCAAGCTCAACGCCCTGCTCAACCGGACATCGGACCCAGCAGCGGAACTGGACTACTCCTACGAACAGATGCGGGACGAGCTACAGGACGTGACCCGCGGTATCGCCGACGTGACGACCCAGAAGAAACGCCTGGAGATCCACCGGAACCGCCTGCGGTCGAACGTCGAGAAACACGACACGCAGGCCCGGGCCGCCCTGCAGGAGGGCCGCGAGGACCTCGCGCGCCGGGCGCTAGAGAAAAAGCAGGTCAACGTCAGCCAGATTACGGAGCTGTCGGGCCAGATAGACGACCTGCAGGAGACACAGGACCGGCTGGTCGGCAAGCGGGCCGAACTCAGTAGCCAGATAGAGCAGTTCCGCACGAAGAAAGAGACCATGAAAGCCCGCTATCAGGCCGCCGAGGCGTCGGCGCGGGTCTCTGAGGCCTTTACCGGCGCTGGCGATACGATGGCCGACGTCCACCGGTCCATCGAGCGAGCCACGGAGCGCACCGAGCAGATGGAGGCGCGGGCGGCCGCGCTGGAGGAACTCGAAGCGAGCGGCGACCTCGAATCCGTACTCGACGGGGGCGACTCCATCGACCAGGAACTCGACCGCCTCTCCAGCGAGCGGGCCGTCGAGAACGAACTGGCGACGTTGCGGGCCGAGATGGACGAGCGCGAAGCCGTCGAAGAAGCGGCGGAGTAA
- the cobA gene encoding uroporphyrinogen-III C-methyltransferase, whose translation MTDTAPGKVYLVGSGPGDPDLLTVKAKRLLEEADVVLHDKLPGPEIIGMIPEEKREDVGKRAGGEWTPQEYTNARLVELAEEGNTVVRLKGGDPTVFGRGGEELAHLAENGIPVEVVPGITSAIAGPEAAGIPVTHRDYTSSVSFVTGHEDPTKDESAVDWEALAATGGTLVVLMGVGKLPQYTDALREAGMDHDTPVALVERATWPDQQVATGTLDTIVSVRDEAGIEPPAITVIGEVAGERERVVEFLEGY comes from the coding sequence ATGACGGATACTGCACCCGGCAAAGTGTACCTCGTTGGCTCCGGCCCCGGCGACCCGGACCTGCTGACAGTCAAAGCAAAGCGCCTGCTGGAGGAAGCCGACGTGGTGCTCCACGACAAGCTTCCCGGCCCCGAAATCATCGGGATGATTCCCGAGGAGAAACGCGAGGACGTGGGCAAACGCGCCGGCGGCGAGTGGACGCCACAGGAGTACACCAACGCCCGGCTGGTCGAACTGGCCGAAGAAGGCAACACCGTCGTCCGTCTGAAGGGCGGCGACCCGACGGTCTTTGGCCGCGGCGGCGAGGAACTGGCCCACCTCGCGGAGAACGGCATCCCGGTCGAGGTCGTCCCCGGCATCACGAGCGCCATCGCCGGCCCCGAGGCCGCCGGCATCCCGGTCACACATCGGGACTACACCTCCTCCGTCTCCTTCGTCACGGGCCACGAGGACCCCACGAAGGACGAGTCCGCCGTCGACTGGGAGGCCCTGGCCGCGACCGGCGGCACGCTCGTCGTCCTGATGGGCGTCGGCAAGCTGCCGCAGTACACCGACGCCCTGCGTGAGGCGGGCATGGACCACGACACCCCCGTGGCGCTCGTCGAGCGGGCGACCTGGCCCGACCAGCAGGTCGCCACCGGGACGCTCGACACTATCGTCTCGGTCCGCGACGAGGCCGGCATCGAACCGCCGGCAATCACCGTCATCGGCGAGGTGGCCGGCGAGCGCGAGCGGGTGGTAGAGTTCCTGGAGGGGTACTGA
- a CDS encoding class I SAM-dependent methyltransferase, protein MPDNEWDPDDYDGGHGFVAEYGADVVELLDPQPGERVLDIGCGTGHLAAEIADCGADVVGIDAAEEMVTRAREQYPEPTFEVADAREYEPERSFDAVFSNAALHWIPGADHDAVLSMVADALTADGRFVAELGGQGNVSQVEAAVRAELADRGYDTEIPWYFPSIGEYTPRLEAHGLEVTAAWLFDRPTTLDGGPAGLREWVEMFGDEVLAPVDDSEHGAVLNEVEERLRPELYDAETETWTVDYRRLRFVAGR, encoded by the coding sequence ATGCCCGACAACGAGTGGGACCCTGACGACTACGACGGTGGCCACGGCTTCGTTGCAGAGTACGGAGCGGACGTGGTGGAACTGCTGGACCCCCAGCCAGGTGAGCGCGTCCTCGACATCGGCTGTGGCACCGGCCATCTGGCCGCCGAAATCGCCGACTGCGGGGCTGACGTGGTCGGCATCGACGCCGCCGAAGAGATGGTCACCCGCGCCCGGGAACAGTACCCCGAGCCGACGTTCGAAGTCGCCGATGCCCGGGAGTACGAGCCCGAAAGGAGCTTCGACGCCGTGTTCTCGAACGCCGCTCTCCACTGGATTCCGGGCGCGGACCACGACGCCGTCCTGTCGATGGTCGCCGATGCGCTGACCGCTGACGGCCGCTTCGTCGCGGAGCTTGGTGGTCAGGGAAACGTCTCGCAGGTCGAAGCAGCGGTACGGGCCGAACTTGCTGACCGGGGCTACGACACCGAAATTCCGTGGTACTTCCCAAGCATCGGGGAGTACACGCCGCGGCTCGAAGCACACGGGCTGGAGGTCACTGCAGCGTGGCTGTTCGACCGGCCGACCACACTGGACGGGGGTCCCGCAGGTCTGCGCGAGTGGGTCGAGATGTTCGGCGACGAAGTTCTCGCTCCCGTGGACGACAGCGAACACGGTGCCGTTCTCAATGAAGTCGAGGAGCGCCTGCGGCCGGAGCTGTACGACGCGGAGACCGAGACGTGGACAGTCGATTACCGACGACTCCGGTTCGTCGCCGGACGGTGA
- a CDS encoding uroporphyrinogen-III synthase, with protein MREEPRLRVAAFRPDDDRLDDAVELIESLGADPVPDPMLAVESTTPDGDEADDGQVTPRTDADYVVLTSKTGVELAAAAGWDPGEATVCAIGESTAAALHEAGYGVDIIPAEYSSTGLVETLSGAVAGARVEVARSDHGSAVLTDGLEAAGAYVHETILYRLVRPPESGESAALAASGDLDAALFTSSLTVEHFLDAAAERGVREAAIDGLNEATVGAIGEPTRETAEAAGISVDVVPDQADFEALACEAVEAAAPTHHE; from the coding sequence ATGCGCGAGGAACCGCGCCTCCGCGTGGCCGCGTTCCGCCCCGACGACGACCGCCTCGACGACGCGGTCGAACTCATCGAATCGCTCGGTGCCGACCCGGTTCCGGACCCGATGCTGGCCGTCGAGTCGACGACGCCCGACGGGGACGAAGCCGACGATGGCCAAGTCACGCCACGCACCGACGCCGACTACGTCGTCCTGACGAGCAAGACCGGCGTCGAACTCGCCGCCGCGGCCGGCTGGGACCCCGGCGAGGCGACGGTGTGTGCCATCGGCGAGTCGACCGCCGCGGCGCTTCACGAGGCCGGCTACGGCGTCGACATCATCCCCGCGGAGTACTCCTCGACCGGACTGGTCGAAACGCTTTCCGGGGCGGTGGCCGGCGCGAGAGTCGAGGTCGCCCGGTCGGACCATGGCTCCGCCGTGCTGACCGACGGGCTGGAAGCGGCCGGCGCGTACGTCCACGAGACAATCCTCTACCGGCTGGTCCGGCCGCCGGAATCGGGCGAGTCCGCGGCGCTGGCAGCGAGCGGGGACCTCGACGCGGCGCTGTTTACCTCCTCGCTCACCGTCGAGCACTTCCTCGATGCGGCCGCCGAGCGCGGGGTCCGCGAGGCCGCTATCGACGGACTGAACGAGGCGACTGTCGGCGCAATCGGCGAGCCGACGCGAGAGACGGCCGAGGCCGCCGGCATCTCGGTCGATGTCGTTCCCGACCAGGCCGACTTCGAGGCGCTGGCCTGTGAGGCCGTCGAGGCGGCCGCTCCGACACACCACGAGTAA
- the sufU gene encoding Fe-S cluster assembly sulfur transfer protein SufU, with product MGIGGSDMYRQQILDHYKNPRNYGEIEDPTFTHIGENPMCGDEIRMDVVLDEDEETVEQVAFQGDGCAISQASASMLSQELAGMAVEDLQAMDRDDITEMLGVDISPMRVKCAVLAEKVAQDGAEIYFGEKDIDRTTTEDDD from the coding sequence ATGGGTATCGGTGGCTCGGATATGTACCGGCAGCAGATCCTCGATCACTACAAGAACCCCCGGAACTACGGGGAGATCGAGGACCCGACGTTTACCCACATCGGCGAGAACCCGATGTGCGGCGACGAGATACGGATGGACGTTGTCCTCGACGAGGACGAGGAGACAGTCGAGCAGGTCGCCTTCCAGGGCGACGGCTGTGCCATCTCACAGGCTTCCGCGTCGATGCTCTCACAGGAACTGGCTGGGATGGCGGTCGAGGACCTGCAAGCGATGGACCGCGACGACATCACGGAGATGCTCGGCGTCGACATCTCGCCGATGCGGGTCAAGTGTGCCGTCCTCGCCGAGAAGGTGGCACAGGACGGCGCGGAGATCTACTTCGGCGAGAAGGACATCGACCGGACGACGACCGAAGACGACGACTGA
- a CDS encoding S49 family peptidase, whose amino-acid sequence MNNPIDRRVATALQSYTVLAVIAILIGAAVVPYAASVAEGDEQYVAVVNIDETISSSSSQDTVQQLRELRSNESVEAVVLRISSPGGSAASSESMYLAVKRLAAEKPVYTSVDQYAASGAYYTAVPSDRIYVTPASLVGHVGVIGTAPSDGLSPAATTGPDKAHRGMTRDQYYASLESMKRAFVGAVMTERGDRLNVSRETVAEASAYQGGRAVQTGYADEVGGLEAAIAGAADAAGLSEYQVVYHNPADPQGLFLLTGGSDAGGNATVAAKGAPYTFQGVDTVHFLMIYGTPENQQVVYNSTAQGGA is encoded by the coding sequence ATGAACAACCCAATCGATAGACGGGTCGCGACTGCCCTCCAGTCGTACACGGTACTTGCGGTTATTGCCATTCTCATTGGTGCCGCCGTCGTACCGTATGCGGCGTCGGTCGCCGAGGGTGACGAACAGTACGTCGCTGTAGTGAATATCGACGAAACGATTTCCAGTTCTAGCTCACAGGACACGGTACAGCAGCTCCGTGAACTCCGCAGCAACGAGTCAGTTGAAGCGGTCGTCCTCCGGATATCGAGTCCCGGGGGAAGCGCCGCCTCCAGTGAATCCATGTATCTGGCCGTCAAACGGCTCGCAGCGGAGAAGCCGGTGTACACGAGCGTCGACCAGTACGCCGCCTCTGGCGCGTACTACACCGCGGTCCCGAGCGACCGCATCTACGTGACGCCGGCCAGCCTCGTCGGCCACGTCGGCGTCATCGGAACTGCACCGAGTGACGGGCTGAGCCCCGCCGCCACTACTGGCCCCGACAAGGCCCATCGAGGGATGACACGAGACCAGTACTACGCCAGCCTCGAATCGATGAAACGAGCCTTTGTCGGTGCGGTCATGACCGAACGCGGTGACAGGCTCAACGTCTCCCGAGAGACCGTCGCCGAAGCCTCGGCGTATCAGGGCGGTCGCGCGGTCCAGACCGGCTACGCAGATGAAGTCGGCGGCCTCGAAGCCGCGATAGCCGGCGCAGCCGACGCTGCTGGCCTCTCGGAGTATCAGGTCGTGTACCACAACCCCGCAGACCCACAGGGGCTGTTCCTCCTCACCGGCGGGAGTGACGCCGGTGGGAACGCGACCGTCGCCGCCAAGGGCGCACCGTACACGTTCCAGGGCGTCGACACAGTCCACTTCCTCATGATATACGGCACGCCGGAGAATCAACAGGTCGTCTACAACAGCACCGCACAGGGAGGTGCCTGA
- a CDS encoding heme-binding protein — MDQRKPPATEEGWYALHDCRSIDWDAWREAPQRVRDRALSEGIGFLDAYEAVEDAEEGQTAVYTVMGHKADIMILHLRPTMGDLDAAERHFEQTEFAAFTEREFSYVSVTEASGYTEKSREYFEGEVDDDSGLAQYIQARLHPDVPDEEFVCFYPMSKRRQPDQNWYDTSFEERAAHIKRHGDIGRTYGGDVNQMIAGSIGFDDWEWGITLWSDDMRHIKELLTEMRFDPSTSQFAEFGPFYVGRKFDPSELPAVLAGQRVPTDDEFAPETPTDVAEHEHAPTAAGASHGHAEEPAASGAQTGAHAGGDTDSHGGTHPGSASEGDHPHSEESTDEDGSDSSSSSGGRPDVSADFEEVDDAEQRLGRLGLHEGDAYDAGDYALVFHSSADAEDIVDDVSDLESNFDHYDRHVRTAVRADSGQTYVVSIWTAKDAAETAAGFLKDIDGVDEQLGGSLGEGVESDETADGSDAQTAESSQSIRETLESAGVYAGQPHGEDVYALVVYSEADAETLDSEVADLRSAFDRYDTHVQTTVYGDANGDLSAVASLWDTEDAAQTASNYLTDLPGVVGRHGEGDGFGTMGMFYTVKPEYHDDFVEKFDTVGGLLEEMDGHRETSLLFNHDDENDMFIASQWDSQEDAMAFFRSEEFSETVDWGRDVLADRPRHVFLA, encoded by the coding sequence ATGGACCAACGAAAGCCGCCAGCCACGGAAGAGGGCTGGTACGCGCTGCACGACTGCCGGAGCATCGACTGGGACGCCTGGCGCGAGGCCCCCCAGCGAGTCCGCGACCGTGCGCTCTCAGAGGGGATCGGCTTCCTCGACGCCTACGAAGCCGTCGAAGACGCCGAGGAGGGCCAGACGGCGGTGTACACCGTTATGGGCCACAAGGCCGACATCATGATCCTCCACCTGCGGCCGACGATGGGAGACCTCGACGCGGCCGAACGGCACTTCGAGCAGACGGAGTTCGCCGCCTTCACCGAGCGGGAGTTCTCCTACGTCTCCGTGACGGAAGCCTCGGGGTACACCGAGAAGTCCCGCGAGTACTTCGAGGGTGAGGTTGACGACGACTCCGGGCTGGCTCAGTACATTCAGGCCCGGCTCCACCCCGACGTGCCGGACGAGGAGTTCGTCTGCTTCTACCCGATGAGCAAGCGCCGCCAGCCCGACCAGAACTGGTACGACACCTCCTTCGAGGAGCGGGCGGCCCACATCAAGCGGCACGGCGACATCGGCCGGACCTACGGCGGCGACGTGAACCAGATGATCGCCGGCTCCATCGGCTTCGACGACTGGGAGTGGGGCATCACGCTCTGGAGTGACGACATGCGCCACATCAAGGAGCTGCTGACGGAGATGCGTTTCGACCCCTCGACCTCGCAGTTCGCCGAGTTTGGCCCCTTCTACGTCGGCCGGAAGTTCGACCCGTCCGAGTTGCCGGCCGTGCTGGCCGGCCAGCGGGTGCCGACCGACGACGAGTTCGCTCCCGAGACGCCGACGGACGTTGCGGAACACGAGCATGCGCCGACTGCTGCCGGCGCGAGTCACGGCCACGCCGAAGAGCCGGCGGCGAGCGGCGCACAGACAGGGGCACACGCCGGCGGAGACACCGACAGCCACGGCGGCACCCATCCCGGGAGCGCCAGTGAGGGCGACCATCCGCACTCCGAGGAGTCGACCGACGAAGACGGCTCGGACTCGTCGAGTAGTTCGGGCGGCCGGCCGGACGTCTCAGCCGACTTTGAGGAGGTCGACGACGCGGAACAGCGGCTCGGCCGACTGGGACTGCACGAGGGCGACGCGTACGACGCCGGCGACTACGCGCTGGTGTTCCATTCCTCGGCCGATGCGGAGGACATCGTCGACGACGTGTCCGACCTTGAGAGCAACTTCGACCACTACGACCGCCACGTCCGGACGGCCGTGCGCGCCGACAGCGGCCAGACCTACGTCGTCAGCATCTGGACGGCGAAAGACGCCGCCGAGACAGCAGCCGGGTTCCTGAAAGATATCGACGGTGTCGACGAGCAACTCGGCGGCTCCCTCGGCGAGGGGGTCGAGAGCGACGAGACTGCGGACGGCAGCGACGCCCAGACCGCCGAGTCATCGCAGTCCATCCGCGAGACGCTCGAATCAGCGGGCGTCTACGCCGGCCAGCCACACGGCGAGGACGTGTACGCTCTCGTGGTGTACTCCGAGGCTGACGCCGAGACGCTCGACTCGGAGGTCGCGGACCTCCGGAGCGCGTTCGACCGCTACGACACCCACGTCCAGACGACGGTGTACGGCGACGCCAACGGCGACCTCTCGGCCGTCGCGTCGCTGTGGGACACCGAAGACGCCGCCCAGACCGCCAGCAACTACCTCACCGACCTGCCCGGCGTCGTCGGCCGCCACGGCGAGGGCGACGGGTTCGGGACGATGGGGATGTTCTACACGGTCAAGCCCGAGTACCACGACGACTTCGTCGAGAAGTTCGACACCGTCGGCGGCCTGCTCGAAGAGATGGACGGCCACCGCGAGACCTCGCTGCTGTTCAACCACGACGACGAGAACGACATGTTCATCGCCAGCCAGTGGGACTCACAGGAGGACGCGATGGCCTTCTTCCGCTCCGAGGAGTTCTCGGAGACGGTCGACTGGGGCCGGGACGTGCTGGCCGACCGACCGCGGCACGTGTTCCTCGCGTAA
- a CDS encoding DUF4350 domain-containing protein → MSADSSRSSPVIRAGFFAGILVLSVIVGTVAVGGGAQSAPDVSQVNAPSFNSGESVAMPADESGELSMSADASGKVVVIDVAHAGDIDREALTPLVSTLTENGATVRYHVGERQSGSPLNESLRSADALVVLGAEQRYTESELNGLSAFSDAGGRVLLLNEPSQASPAGLGLFGPIRSDSVTKPMAPLASQYGLSYGNGYLYNMHEYDTNYQNVYATPTGETDLAEGVDRAVFYAAIPVQGGDTALTTTEQTTLSKTRRQDTYGVVARSGNVATVGDTSVFTQEFLYRADNEQLVGNLLDFLVTGEKSPEDAPQPPESDDSGPGGSLPGTGTGGSGALPSEPDSTLTPEPNETVMSDE, encoded by the coding sequence ATGTCAGCCGATAGCTCACGTTCGAGTCCAGTCATTCGAGCAGGGTTTTTCGCTGGGATACTCGTCCTGTCGGTGATTGTCGGCACCGTCGCGGTTGGTGGCGGCGCACAGTCAGCCCCCGATGTGTCCCAGGTGAACGCCCCGTCGTTCAACAGCGGCGAGTCCGTCGCGATGCCGGCAGACGAGAGCGGTGAACTCTCGATGTCGGCCGACGCGTCCGGGAAGGTCGTCGTTATTGACGTCGCTCACGCCGGCGATATCGACCGCGAAGCGCTCACGCCGCTCGTCTCGACCCTGACCGAGAACGGAGCGACTGTCCGCTACCACGTCGGTGAGCGACAGAGCGGGAGCCCGCTCAACGAGTCCCTCCGCTCGGCTGACGCCCTCGTCGTTCTCGGGGCAGAACAGCGCTACACTGAGAGCGAACTGAACGGCCTCTCCGCGTTCAGCGACGCGGGCGGTCGCGTACTCTTGCTGAACGAGCCGTCACAGGCGAGTCCCGCCGGCTTGGGACTGTTCGGCCCGATTCGGTCGGATAGCGTAACCAAGCCGATGGCCCCACTGGCGAGCCAGTACGGCCTCTCGTACGGGAACGGCTACCTGTACAATATGCACGAGTACGACACGAACTACCAGAACGTCTACGCGACGCCGACGGGCGAGACGGACCTCGCCGAAGGCGTCGACCGAGCGGTCTTCTACGCCGCGATCCCCGTTCAGGGCGGAGACACCGCACTCACGACGACGGAACAGACAACGCTCTCGAAAACCCGGCGACAGGACACGTACGGCGTCGTTGCCCGCTCGGGGAACGTCGCCACCGTCGGTGATACGAGCGTGTTCACGCAGGAGTTCCTCTACCGGGCCGACAACGAACAACTGGTCGGGAACCTGCTTGACTTCCTCGTCACAGGAGAGAAATCACCCGAAGACGCGCCACAGCCACCAGAATCAGATGATTCCGGTCCCGGCGGCTCGCTCCCCGGTACCGGAACGGGCGGTAGCGGCGCACTGCCATCCGAGCCGGATTCAACTCTGACGCCCGAACCGAACGAGACTGTGATGTCCGACGAGTAG
- a CDS encoding single-stranded-DNA-specific exonuclease RecJ — translation MTTTGPVPALADRAAACADRLRAADRVLLASHIDADGLTSAAIATAALSRAGISVETVFKKQLDAAEIESIAAREYDTVLFTDFGSGQLDVISEHVAAGDFEAIIADHHQPSDPDDCHPDAVSGTDGYADFETHLNPLLEGINGASELSGAGAAYVLARALSTGETDNRDLAALAVVGAVGDMQAVGGELVGTNAALVEEGVDAGVLEEGTDLSLYGKQTRPLPKLLEYATEVPIPGISNDQAGATRFLEGLGLDLKADGDWRTWADLSDDERQTVASGLVQRAVERGVPADKIETLIGTTYTLTTEPRGTELRDASEFSTLLNATARYERADVGLAVCLGERDAPLERARTLLSNHRRNLSEGLTLVTERGVTQAGSVQWFDAGDAIRETIVGIVAGMALGTDGVDSDKPIIAFASTDEDETKVSSRATGPLVGRGVDLSVVMRDAAQSVGGDGGGHDIAAGATIPAGEESAFIEAADEIITDQIS, via the coding sequence ATGACTACGACCGGCCCCGTTCCAGCGCTCGCCGACCGTGCGGCCGCCTGCGCCGACCGCCTCCGGGCGGCTGACCGCGTGTTGCTGGCCTCTCATATCGACGCCGACGGGCTGACCAGCGCCGCCATCGCCACCGCGGCGCTATCGCGGGCCGGTATCTCCGTCGAGACTGTGTTCAAGAAGCAACTCGATGCAGCCGAAATCGAGAGCATCGCAGCCCGCGAGTATGACACTGTCCTGTTCACCGACTTCGGCTCGGGCCAGCTAGATGTCATCTCTGAGCACGTCGCCGCGGGTGATTTCGAGGCAATCATCGCCGACCACCACCAGCCGTCCGACCCGGACGACTGCCACCCCGACGCGGTCAGCGGTACTGACGGCTACGCCGACTTCGAGACCCACCTGAATCCGCTCCTCGAAGGCATCAACGGCGCGTCTGAGCTGTCGGGTGCGGGCGCGGCGTACGTCCTCGCCCGCGCGCTCTCGACCGGGGAGACGGACAACCGCGACCTCGCCGCGCTCGCGGTCGTTGGCGCGGTCGGGGACATGCAGGCCGTCGGCGGCGAACTCGTGGGGACCAACGCCGCCCTCGTCGAGGAGGGGGTCGACGCCGGCGTGCTGGAGGAGGGGACCGATCTCTCGCTGTACGGCAAACAGACCCGGCCGTTGCCGAAGCTGCTTGAGTACGCAACCGAAGTGCCGATTCCGGGCATCTCGAACGACCAGGCCGGCGCGACACGGTTCCTGGAAGGGCTCGGGCTGGACCTGAAAGCCGACGGCGACTGGCGAACGTGGGCGGACCTCTCCGACGACGAACGCCAGACCGTCGCCAGCGGGCTGGTCCAGCGTGCCGTCGAGCGCGGCGTCCCGGCGGACAAGATCGAGACGCTCATCGGCACGACCTACACGCTGACCACGGAACCGCGCGGGACGGAACTCCGGGACGCGAGCGAGTTCTCGACGCTCCTGAACGCCACGGCCCGCTACGAGCGGGCGGACGTGGGACTGGCGGTCTGTCTCGGCGAGCGCGATGCGCCGCTTGAACGGGCGCGGACGCTGTTGTCGAACCACCGCCGGAACCTCTCGGAGGGACTCACGCTCGTCACGGAGCGCGGCGTCACGCAGGCCGGCTCAGTCCAGTGGTTCGACGCCGGCGACGCTATCCGCGAGACTATCGTCGGCATCGTCGCCGGGATGGCGCTGGGGACCGACGGCGTCGACTCGGACAAGCCGATTATCGCGTTCGCCAGTACTGACGAAGACGAGACGAAAGTGTCATCTCGGGCGACCGGTCCGCTGGTGGGCCGGGGCGTCGACCTGTCAGTCGTGATGCGCGACGCCGCTCAGTCCGTCGGTGGTGACGGCGGCGGGCACGACATCGCGGCGGGCGCGACCATCCCGGCCGGGGAGGAGTCGGCGTTTATCGAGGCGGCCGACGAGATTATCACCGACCAGATATCGTAA